The Blastopirellula retiformator genome includes a region encoding these proteins:
- a CDS encoding GNAT family N-acetyltransferase: MFKIHPAEAKDAAEIAELIHASTNAWYLSHGRDKIFLCPPEACGLFPEVYEDLDPGCCLVAQSAANGRIIGSCFYHPRQTHISLGIMNASSEFAGGGIASALLDDIIGIADERELPLRLVSSAMNLDSFSLYSRRFFHPYAVYQDMFFRVPSGGGLHLMDLPLERVRPATLDDVKAIDRLEQEVWRTSREGDWRYMIANQRGYWHCSVIERNGEITGAMASIGHPASNMIGPGVGTSSIEIAALIVAELNQYPGQTPVALIPSDNPKLVAIMYALGGRNCELHLAQAYDRPPIIEGIVMPTFMPETC; this comes from the coding sequence ATGTTTAAAATCCATCCTGCCGAGGCCAAGGATGCGGCCGAGATCGCCGAGTTGATTCACGCCTCGACCAATGCGTGGTATCTATCGCATGGTCGCGACAAGATCTTTCTTTGCCCGCCGGAAGCGTGCGGGCTGTTTCCGGAAGTGTACGAAGATCTCGACCCGGGGTGCTGCCTGGTGGCGCAGAGCGCAGCGAATGGCCGGATCATCGGATCCTGTTTTTATCATCCCCGCCAGACGCACATCTCGCTCGGGATCATGAACGCTTCTAGCGAGTTTGCCGGCGGCGGAATCGCCAGCGCGTTGTTGGACGACATTATCGGCATCGCCGATGAGCGCGAGTTGCCGCTGCGGCTCGTTTCGAGCGCGATGAACCTCGATTCGTTTTCGCTCTACAGTCGACGCTTTTTTCATCCGTACGCGGTCTACCAGGATATGTTCTTCCGCGTTCCGTCTGGCGGCGGCTTGCACTTGATGGACCTTCCGCTTGAGCGAGTCCGTCCGGCCACATTGGACGACGTCAAAGCGATCGATCGGCTGGAACAGGAAGTGTGGCGGACGTCGCGGGAAGGGGACTGGCGGTACATGATCGCCAACCAGCGGGGCTATTGGCACTGTTCGGTGATCGAACGGAACGGAGAGATCACCGGGGCGATGGCTTCGATCGGGCATCCAGCCAGCAACATGATCGGTCCCGGGGTCGGAACCAGTTCCATCGAAATCGCGGCGCTGATCGTCGCCGAACTGAATCAATACCCCGGCCAGACGCCGGTCGCGCTAATCCCCAGCGATAACCCCAAGCTGGTCGCCATCATGTACGCCTTGGGAGGACGCAACTGCGAGTTGCACCTGGCCCAGGCCTACGATCGCCCGCCGATTATCGAGGGGATCGTGATGCCGACCTTTATGCCGGAAACCTGCTAA
- a CDS encoding DUF1559 domain-containing protein, producing MIPAVQQSREAARRAHCQNNLRQVGIAAHLFHDVNKRLPPGWIGATLAGKHEVFGLTGWGWSAHLLPHLEQKGISDRLAFEYPMLSEINQVSREQEVSLFHCPSDPSTAPLTISFLNQTSLTLPRSNYVANFGAAPLIAAGGFQGTGLKFSGAPFKGPFSHNSGTQLRDFLRGASNTILVGERRSNPTDESTRATWTGFAFGHARFLANVVGTSNKPINDPDDTAFSSSHPGGALFLYADGHVQFWSDTSDHLQFAQASLLDENNAGLVTLLAGGDAVYYPDEPDEEEDEADDPDDEYVPPVSVPPGYFYGPGGDGEALCPICLEPSLEPWPHKPGEDDHLPILRPILRPIRFR from the coding sequence TTGATTCCCGCCGTTCAGCAATCGCGGGAAGCGGCGCGACGCGCTCATTGTCAAAACAATCTCCGCCAAGTTGGTATCGCGGCGCACCTGTTCCATGACGTCAACAAGCGACTCCCCCCCGGTTGGATCGGGGCCACCCTCGCTGGCAAGCATGAGGTGTTTGGCCTGACCGGTTGGGGCTGGAGCGCCCATCTGCTGCCGCACTTGGAACAGAAAGGGATCAGCGATCGGCTGGCGTTTGAATATCCAATGTTGTCGGAAATAAACCAGGTCAGTCGCGAACAAGAGGTTTCCCTGTTTCATTGTCCGAGCGATCCGTCGACGGCGCCGCTGACCATCTCCTTCCTCAATCAGACGAGTCTGACGCTGCCGCGATCCAACTACGTCGCCAACTTTGGCGCAGCGCCGCTCATCGCCGCAGGCGGCTTCCAAGGGACAGGTCTCAAGTTTTCCGGCGCCCCGTTCAAAGGCCCTTTCTCGCACAATAGCGGCACGCAGTTGCGTGACTTCTTGCGCGGCGCCAGCAACACGATCCTTGTCGGAGAACGCCGCTCGAACCCGACCGACGAGTCAACCCGAGCAACCTGGACCGGCTTCGCCTTCGGACATGCCCGCTTTTTGGCAAACGTCGTCGGGACCTCGAACAAGCCGATCAACGATCCAGACGATACCGCATTCTCAAGCAGCCACCCAGGCGGCGCTTTATTCTTGTACGCCGATGGACATGTCCAATTCTGGTCCGACACAAGCGATCACTTGCAATTCGCCCAGGCGTCTCTTTTGGATGAAAACAATGCAGGCCTGGTCACCTTGCTGGCGGGGGGAGACGCGGTCTATTATCCCGATGAACCGGATGAGGAAGAAGATGAAGCGGACGATCCTGACGACGAATACGTTCCGCCGGTCAGCGTTCCGCCTGGTTATTTCTACGGACCCGGCGGCGATGGCGAGGCCCTTTGCCCGATCTGCCTAGAGCCGAGCTTAGAGCCGTGGCCGCATAAGCCTGGCGAAGATGATCACTTGCCGATTCTGCGGCCGATCCTGCGGCCGATTCGATTCCGTTAG
- a CDS encoding amidohydrolase family protein yields the protein MPLFRYALLLPLIVPTLTFAQDSGIEPAALDGRDGRNLALDQFFPQPQLKVAETKLEQAKFPVIDAHTHFRYRLRSSPEQLDDFVAVMDKQNIAICVSLDGRLGDEFDAHAKYLWTKYPNRFLIYANIDWQGAGDPDKPETWDCQRPDFGRRMAMALADAKEKGASGLKLFKQFGLGHKDADGSLLKIDDPRWDPIWKACGELGLPVIIHTADPAAFFDPIDETNERWEELHRHPDWHFPPDKFPTRQSLLEARNRVIARHPETTFIGAHFANNSEDLATVAKWLHTYPNLVIEPASRISELGRQPYTSRKFFLKYADRILFGTDGPWPELRLTYYWRFLETYNEYFPYSEKPFPPQGFWRIYGIGLPDDVLKKVYSENACRIIPHAQEKLDAWRKEQAAASK from the coding sequence ATGCCGCTGTTTCGATATGCCCTGCTGCTGCCGCTCATCGTTCCTACCTTGACCTTCGCCCAAGATTCCGGAATTGAGCCTGCGGCGCTCGACGGCCGCGACGGACGCAACTTGGCGCTCGATCAGTTTTTTCCGCAGCCGCAACTGAAGGTTGCCGAGACGAAGCTGGAGCAAGCGAAGTTTCCGGTGATCGACGCCCACACTCACTTTCGCTATCGACTCCGCAGTTCGCCGGAACAGCTGGATGACTTTGTCGCCGTGATGGACAAGCAAAACATCGCGATCTGCGTCAGCCTGGATGGACGACTGGGGGACGAATTTGACGCCCACGCCAAGTACCTGTGGACCAAGTACCCCAACCGCTTTCTGATTTACGCCAACATCGACTGGCAAGGCGCCGGCGACCCCGACAAACCGGAGACCTGGGATTGCCAACGTCCCGACTTTGGCCGCCGCATGGCGATGGCCCTGGCCGACGCCAAAGAAAAAGGCGCCAGCGGGCTGAAGCTGTTCAAGCAGTTTGGGCTCGGGCACAAGGACGCCGACGGATCGCTACTAAAAATCGACGATCCCCGCTGGGACCCGATCTGGAAAGCCTGTGGCGAGCTCGGTCTGCCGGTGATCATTCATACCGCCGATCCAGCCGCCTTCTTCGATCCAATCGATGAGACGAATGAACGCTGGGAAGAACTGCATCGCCATCCCGATTGGCACTTTCCGCCCGACAAGTTCCCGACGCGCCAATCGCTGTTGGAGGCCCGAAACCGGGTGATCGCGAGACATCCCGAGACCACTTTCATCGGCGCCCACTTCGCCAATAACTCGGAAGATCTGGCGACCGTCGCGAAGTGGCTGCATACCTATCCCAACCTGGTGATCGAACCGGCGTCACGCATTAGCGAACTGGGGCGTCAGCCTTACACGTCGCGAAAATTCTTTCTGAAGTACGCCGATCGAATCTTGTTTGGGACCGACGGACCGTGGCCCGAACTTCGTTTGACCTACTACTGGCGGTTCCTGGAAACATACAACGAGTACTTTCCTTATTCGGAAAAGCCATTTCCGCCGCAAGGTTTTTGGCGGATCTATGGCATCGGCCTGCCGGACGACGTACTGAAGAAGGTCTACTCGGAGAACGCCTGTCGCATCATTCCGCACGCCCAGGAAAAGCTCGACGCGTGGCGCAAAGAACAAGCCGCCGCATCAAAGTAA
- a CDS encoding DUF58 domain-containing protein has protein sequence MNLIVQYIESALKASPATPIMMFVAFALPLLLFARFGRVYPTRWMAVLFAAPLIASVGVLVSPLVLLIALALDGLILLVGFADLLTLPLARHLKAERETLRIASLQKKHRVTLLIENRSPYRIATAIRDDVPQLFAALPEEFQMDLNPSSRATVHYEFEPNSRGSFQMEYVYVQVTSFFRLWRKFVRIPVETEIKVYPDMKQLSEYAILARTNRLSLMGVRRTRKVGQDHDFERLRDYTLDDNYKHIDWRSTARRRKLTVREFQSSQSQRIIFMIDCGRMMTNEADGISLLDHSLNAMLMMSYVALRQGDSVGAICFSNEVLSYVPPRSGANQMNHLLHASYDRFPQLVESRYDSAFMYLRAHCQKRSLVVMISNVIDEVNAHQVEQYLGTIVGRHLPLGILLRDHRLFDAADNEKLYGRDLFEAAAAAEILTWRHQVLTDLAHRGVMAMDVFPEDLTANLVNQYLEIKARHLL, from the coding sequence GTGAATTTGATTGTTCAGTACATCGAGTCGGCGTTGAAAGCGTCGCCGGCGACGCCGATCATGATGTTCGTCGCGTTCGCTTTGCCGCTGCTGCTGTTTGCGCGATTTGGGCGGGTTTATCCCACGCGGTGGATGGCGGTATTGTTCGCTGCGCCGCTGATCGCCTCGGTGGGCGTGTTGGTCAGCCCGCTGGTGCTGCTCATCGCACTAGCGCTGGACGGTTTGATCTTGCTGGTGGGTTTTGCCGATCTCTTGACGTTGCCGCTGGCCAGACACCTGAAAGCCGAGCGCGAGACGCTGCGGATCGCTTCGCTGCAAAAAAAGCATCGGGTTACGCTACTGATCGAAAATCGCAGTCCCTACCGTATTGCGACGGCGATCCGCGACGATGTGCCGCAACTGTTTGCGGCGCTGCCGGAAGAGTTCCAGATGGATCTCAATCCTAGCAGTCGAGCGACGGTTCATTACGAGTTTGAACCGAACTCCCGCGGCTCGTTTCAGATGGAGTATGTCTACGTCCAGGTGACCAGCTTTTTCCGGCTGTGGCGGAAATTTGTCCGCATTCCGGTCGAGACCGAGATCAAAGTCTACCCCGACATGAAACAACTGTCGGAGTACGCGATCCTCGCCCGGACCAACCGCTTGAGCTTGATGGGCGTGCGACGCACTCGCAAGGTGGGTCAGGATCACGATTTTGAGCGGCTCCGCGATTACACGCTTGACGATAACTACAAGCATATCGACTGGCGCTCGACTGCCCGCCGCCGCAAGCTAACCGTCCGTGAGTTTCAAAGCAGCCAATCGCAGCGAATCATTTTTATGATTGACTGCGGCCGCATGATGACCAACGAGGCGGACGGCATCAGCCTGCTCGATCACTCGCTCAACGCGATGTTGATGATGAGCTACGTGGCGCTACGGCAAGGCGACTCGGTCGGGGCGATCTGCTTCTCCAACGAGGTGCTGTCGTACGTTCCGCCGCGTAGCGGCGCGAACCAAATGAACCATCTGCTGCACGCGTCGTACGACCGCTTCCCGCAGTTGGTCGAATCGCGGTATGACTCGGCCTTCATGTACCTGCGGGCCCACTGTCAGAAGCGCTCGCTGGTGGTGATGATTTCCAACGTCATTGACGAGGTGAACGCCCACCAGGTGGAGCAGTACCTGGGGACGATCGTCGGACGGCATTTGCCGCTCGGGATTTTGCTCCGCGATCATCGCCTGTTTGATGCGGCCGACAATGAGAAGCTGTATGGCCGCGATCTGTTTGAAGCGGCGGCTGCGGCTGAGATTCTCACCTGGCGCCACCAGGTGCTAACCGACCTGGCCCATCGCGGCGTAATGGCGATGGACGTCTTTCCGGAAGACCTGACCGCCAACCTGGTCAATCAGTACCTTGAGATCAAAGCCCGCCACTTACTTTGA
- a CDS encoding AAA family ATPase, producing MPTPNPPAAAPPQTGAFQTTIQGHHAEEGSDTRTRQLFKKITREISKIYVGQDELVLGTLTALFSSGHVLIESAPGLGKTLFVRTLGRVLGCQFGRVQFTADLMPSDITGAPIFDMKTNEFRFRPGPIFTQLLLADEINRSPAKTHAALLEIMQEFRVTIDGTSHNIDRPFLVLATQNPIESEGTYNLPEAQLDRFMFKLNLNYPAVEEEAEILKMHSRQEDINRRLEEELEVVTSPQEILEITQSNSDVIVDDKLIDYINKIVRLTREWPQFHMGASPRAGITLMQGARTLAAFSGRNYAVPDDVVQIAIPTLRHRVILSAEAEVEGHDVDDLLTELIRTVEVPRL from the coding sequence ATGCCGACGCCCAATCCGCCCGCCGCGGCGCCGCCGCAGACCGGGGCGTTTCAGACGACGATTCAGGGGCATCACGCCGAAGAAGGAAGCGATACCCGGACGCGTCAGCTCTTCAAGAAAATCACGCGCGAGATTAGCAAGATCTATGTTGGTCAGGATGAGTTGGTGCTGGGAACGCTGACCGCACTCTTCTCCAGCGGGCACGTGTTGATCGAAAGTGCGCCGGGGCTCGGCAAGACTTTGTTTGTGCGAACCTTGGGTCGGGTGCTCGGTTGCCAATTTGGCCGCGTGCAGTTTACGGCCGACTTGATGCCGTCCGACATTACCGGGGCGCCGATCTTTGACATGAAGACCAACGAGTTCCGTTTTCGCCCGGGACCGATCTTCACGCAGTTGCTGTTGGCGGACGAAATCAACCGTTCGCCCGCCAAGACGCACGCGGCGCTCTTGGAAATCATGCAAGAGTTTCGCGTCACGATTGACGGGACCAGCCACAACATTGACCGGCCGTTTTTGGTGCTGGCGACGCAAAATCCGATCGAGTCGGAAGGAACCTACAATCTGCCGGAAGCGCAGCTCGACCGTTTCATGTTCAAGCTGAATTTGAACTATCCGGCGGTCGAAGAAGAAGCCGAAATCTTGAAGATGCACAGCCGCCAGGAGGACATTAATCGCCGGCTCGAAGAAGAGCTGGAGGTGGTCACCTCGCCGCAAGAGATCTTGGAGATCACGCAGTCGAACAGCGACGTGATTGTCGACGACAAACTGATCGACTACATCAACAAGATCGTCCGTTTGACCCGCGAGTGGCCGCAGTTCCACATGGGCGCTTCGCCGCGTGCCGGCATTACCTTGATGCAGGGCGCCCGTACGTTGGCCGCCTTTAGCGGTCGCAACTATGCGGTGCCGGACGACGTGGTGCAGATCGCGATTCCGACGCTCCGCCATCGCGTGATTCTGTCGGCCGAAGCGGAAGTGGAAGGACATGACGTCGACGACTTGCTGACCGAATTGATCCGGACCGTGGAGGTCCCGCGGCTGTGA
- a CDS encoding DUF4350 domain-containing protein produces the protein MKWKLTNLGLTLTIALLGVFAGCDSKEVTVPTSYGVRSGYQQTSSVNGTHVLGELFRRAGYTVRTVERLSPRIEQSDVIVWAPNSFSPPTQEVRDYLETWLQAAPDRTLIYIDRDFDAAIEYWNTMTETASAEQLLTAQREKGIAQHDFDQISAGAANKFDCEWYAVERDLPTRRPRRLTGRWADGVDAGKTDLVLRSRIGYSENWDKDEYGSLSEMMPNSEVVLATADGKDPIAILYWDDYDVGIQLIVVSNGSFLLNQPLVNHEHRKLAASLIEECGYGQTVTFLESGDDGVEIITASDVSAGRSGWEWLTVWPLSPLGLHIALLLIVFCFAAFPIFGRPKRLPEVRSTDFQKHIGALGELLEATDDYDYAQLRVRQYQQIARGETVYRRVGRARVKP, from the coding sequence ATGAAGTGGAAGTTAACCAACCTCGGGCTGACGCTGACGATCGCGTTGCTGGGCGTGTTCGCCGGTTGCGATTCGAAAGAAGTGACGGTACCGACCTCGTATGGCGTCCGCAGCGGATATCAGCAGACCTCGAGCGTCAACGGCACGCACGTCCTGGGCGAGCTATTTCGCCGCGCTGGCTATACGGTGCGCACGGTCGAACGGCTCTCGCCCCGGATCGAGCAAAGCGACGTCATCGTATGGGCGCCCAATTCGTTTTCGCCCCCGACGCAGGAGGTGCGCGACTATCTGGAAACCTGGCTGCAAGCGGCGCCCGATCGCACGCTTATCTACATCGACCGCGATTTTGATGCGGCGATTGAATATTGGAACACGATGACCGAGACCGCTTCTGCTGAGCAATTGTTGACCGCACAGCGGGAGAAGGGGATTGCGCAGCACGATTTCGACCAGATCTCGGCTGGCGCCGCGAACAAGTTCGATTGCGAGTGGTATGCGGTCGAGCGGGATTTGCCGACGCGTCGACCGCGACGACTCACCGGACGCTGGGCCGACGGAGTCGACGCCGGTAAGACCGATCTCGTCCTGCGGTCGCGGATCGGCTATTCCGAGAACTGGGACAAGGATGAGTACGGCAGCCTGTCGGAGATGATGCCTAACAGCGAAGTCGTGTTGGCGACCGCCGACGGCAAAGATCCGATCGCCATTCTTTATTGGGACGATTACGACGTTGGTATTCAGCTGATCGTCGTCAGCAACGGCTCGTTTTTGCTGAACCAGCCGCTGGTCAATCATGAGCATCGCAAGCTGGCGGCCAGCCTGATCGAAGAATGCGGATACGGACAGACCGTGACGTTTCTCGAGTCGGGCGACGATGGGGTCGAGATCATCACCGCCAGCGACGTTTCGGCGGGGCGATCGGGTTGGGAGTGGCTGACCGTTTGGCCCCTTAGTCCGCTGGGGCTGCATATCGCATTGTTGTTGATCGTCTTTTGTTTCGCGGCGTTCCCGATTTTTGGACGGCCGAAACGCTTGCCGGAAGTTCGTTCTACCGATTTTCAAAAACATATCGGCGCTTTGGGCGAATTGCTGGAAGCGACCGACGACTACGACTACGCTCAACTGCGGGTGCGCCAATATCAACAGATCGCCCGCGGCGAGACCGTCTATCGACGCGTCGGTCGCGCCCGCGTGAAACCTTAG
- a CDS encoding DUF4129 domain-containing protein — protein MSALRIPNKIMPILLLLCLASTARGQDWWEEQPTTGKVDEPVATTKDELTRLPSAAWYDADKDALQRVDVTPPKSNDFRPAPANPKAVTTRTSWNWWPDLSWLGTLFSGGLFSLGAIMLYTVILVVLGLVAYLIYRYLESEEPISSGGSNRQRPEDMDTTTQVDRLESLPFQVKRPDSDLLAEARRCYDRGDFNEAIVYLFSYELVELDKRHLIRLAKGKTNGQYLRELRKNHAIEDILEVTMRAFEDVFFGQRTLSRDGFERCWGQLEPFRKQLSGAAS, from the coding sequence ATGAGCGCGCTCCGCATTCCCAACAAGATCATGCCGATCCTCCTGCTGCTCTGCCTGGCGTCGACCGCCCGCGGACAAGATTGGTGGGAGGAGCAGCCGACCACAGGTAAGGTCGATGAGCCGGTCGCGACGACGAAGGACGAACTTACGCGGTTGCCGTCGGCCGCGTGGTACGACGCCGACAAAGATGCGCTGCAGCGGGTTGACGTGACCCCGCCCAAGTCGAACGATTTTCGTCCCGCCCCGGCGAATCCGAAGGCGGTGACGACCCGCACTTCGTGGAACTGGTGGCCCGATCTTTCGTGGCTGGGCACGCTGTTTAGCGGCGGTCTGTTTTCGTTGGGCGCCATCATGTTGTACACCGTGATTCTGGTCGTGTTGGGACTGGTCGCGTATTTGATCTATCGCTATTTAGAGAGCGAAGAGCCGATATCGTCCGGCGGTTCCAATCGCCAACGTCCAGAGGATATGGATACGACGACGCAAGTCGATCGGCTCGAGAGTCTGCCGTTTCAGGTCAAACGACCTGACTCCGATCTGCTGGCCGAAGCCCGCCGCTGCTACGACCGGGGAGATTTCAACGAGGCGATCGTCTACCTGTTTAGCTATGAACTGGTCGAGCTCGACAAACGGCATTTGATTCGACTGGCCAAGGGAAAGACCAACGGACAGTACCTCCGCGAACTCCGCAAGAACCACGCGATCGAGGATATCCTGGAAGTGACGATGCGGGCCTTCGAGGACGTCTTCTTCGGGCAACGGACGCTGTCTCGCGACGGCTTTGAGCGCTGTTGGGGCCAGTTGGAGCCGTTTCGTAAGCAATTGAGCGGAGCGGCGTCATGA
- a CDS encoding stage II sporulation protein M: MKVAELIEKRRRNWQELEALCTSMEMRRKKKMGARAISRFAALYRAACADLALADSYQLPPNIVEYLHQLVGRAHNQLYRSRSIDWTGLVYTLFVTTPRHIFADRCVQLCFFLFFGFFILSWVLGANPSFYPGFAEEMVGREQLEAMVEMHRNSVGNTGVSPSGATFYVQHNTSIGLQCFALGITVVGGIGTLMYNATALGSMFGHMSSPSVPDDVRDNFFEFVMAHGPFELTAIVLAAGAGLRLGMALISPRHYKSELQPGEDPQPDENMLSKSRLLAFDRIDSLKIAAWRSLPIMGASATMFCLAAMIEAWISPSALPIAVKIIVMIFCSFLLMIYFIVLGFPRGGESATR, encoded by the coding sequence GTGAAGGTCGCCGAACTCATCGAAAAGCGTCGCCGCAATTGGCAAGAGCTGGAAGCGCTCTGCACGTCGATGGAAATGCGCCGCAAGAAAAAGATGGGGGCTCGGGCGATCTCCCGGTTCGCCGCGCTCTACCGGGCCGCGTGCGCCGACTTGGCTTTGGCCGACTCGTATCAGTTGCCGCCCAATATCGTGGAGTACCTGCACCAACTGGTCGGTCGGGCCCACAATCAACTTTACCGCAGCCGGTCGATCGACTGGACCGGGCTGGTCTACACGCTGTTTGTCACAACGCCGCGGCATATCTTTGCCGATCGTTGCGTCCAGCTTTGCTTCTTCCTGTTTTTCGGCTTCTTCATCCTGTCTTGGGTGTTGGGCGCCAATCCGTCGTTCTATCCTGGCTTCGCCGAAGAGATGGTCGGCCGCGAACAGTTGGAAGCGATGGTCGAGATGCATCGTAACTCGGTCGGCAACACCGGCGTCTCGCCGTCGGGAGCCACCTTTTACGTGCAGCACAATACGTCGATTGGCCTGCAGTGCTTCGCCCTGGGGATCACCGTGGTTGGCGGAATCGGCACGTTGATGTACAACGCGACGGCGCTGGGGTCGATGTTCGGGCACATGTCGAGTCCGTCGGTTCCGGATGATGTCCGCGACAACTTTTTTGAGTTTGTCATGGCGCATGGACCGTTTGAACTGACGGCGATCGTCTTGGCGGCCGGCGCCGGATTGCGACTAGGGATGGCGCTGATTTCGCCGCGGCATTACAAGAGCGAACTACAGCCTGGCGAAGATCCGCAGCCGGACGAGAACATGCTGTCGAAGTCGCGGTTGCTGGCTTTCGATCGGATCGACTCGCTGAAGATCGCCGCCTGGCGCAGCTTGCCAATCATGGGGGCGTCAGCGACGATGTTTTGCCTGGCGGCGATGATTGAAGCTTGGATTTCGCCGTCGGCGCTGCCGATCGCCGTGAAAATCATCGTGATGATTTTTTGCAGTTTCCTGCTGATGATCTACTTCATCGTGCTCGGATTTCCGCGAGGAGGGGAAAGTGCAACTCGATAA
- a CDS encoding RDD family protein — translation MASTIDPIDSRLKIVTPENIAFYYQAAGPFRRLTAFLIDFAIRVAVYVLILIAVACSGLMDAVGPLAELGTAIRFLSFFVLDWFYGALFETYWNGQTPGKRALSIRSVTVDGEPINALQAFGRNLFRYADMMPLAPLPFEWLREGVGFAGPILPTFLIGLIVPAFNKRFQRLGDLLVSTMVVIEDRSWLMKIAKIEDDRARQLADYIPPNFVAGPSLCKAVATYVERRRFFTTARRREIARHLAEPMLRQFNLPADTSYDLMLCALYYRTFLSDRSADGTASESSVYAGGPPSATSSGAPSSARSLMVNQ, via the coding sequence ATGGCGAGCACCATCGATCCGATCGATTCGCGATTGAAGATCGTGACTCCGGAGAATATCGCCTTCTATTATCAGGCGGCCGGTCCCTTCCGTCGTCTGACCGCGTTTCTGATCGATTTCGCCATTCGCGTGGCGGTCTACGTGCTGATTTTGATCGCGGTCGCCTGTAGCGGCTTGATGGATGCGGTTGGACCGCTGGCCGAACTGGGGACCGCGATTCGTTTTCTGTCGTTCTTCGTGCTCGACTGGTTTTACGGCGCGCTGTTTGAAACCTATTGGAATGGACAGACGCCGGGGAAACGGGCCTTGTCGATTCGGAGCGTCACGGTCGATGGTGAGCCGATCAACGCGCTACAGGCTTTTGGCCGAAATCTGTTTCGTTACGCCGACATGATGCCGCTGGCGCCGCTACCGTTTGAATGGCTGCGCGAAGGGGTTGGCTTTGCAGGACCGATCCTCCCCACCTTTTTGATCGGCTTGATCGTGCCCGCTTTTAACAAACGATTCCAACGGCTGGGCGATCTGCTCGTCTCGACGATGGTCGTGATTGAGGACCGCAGCTGGCTGATGAAAATCGCCAAGATTGAAGATGATCGAGCGCGACAGTTGGCCGACTACATTCCGCCGAATTTTGTCGCCGGGCCGAGCCTCTGCAAAGCGGTCGCCACGTATGTCGAGCGTCGCCGGTTTTTTACCACCGCCCGCCGTCGCGAGATCGCCCGTCACCTGGCCGAACCGATGTTGCGACAATTTAACCTGCCGGCCGATACCAGCTACGATTTGATGTTGTGCGCGCTCTACTATCGCACGTTCCTGTCAGACCGCTCGGCCGACGGCACTGCGTCCGAGTCGTCGGTCTACGCGGGCGGGCCTCCGAGCGCGACTTCCAGCGGCGCGCCGTCGTCCGCTCGGTCTTTGATGGTCAACCAATAG